Within the Streptomyces sp. R41 genome, the region ATCGAGCACTACGTGCGCATGTGATGCCGGATTCTCCTCGGCGCTCGACCGACTCGATCACGCCCGTCACCCAGAGCCACACCGACGAGGACATGGCCCGCCGTCTGCTTCGCCAGTTCCGACCTGCCTCGACAAGGATCAGAGCCCGGGGGCATCCTCCGTGCTCCCGGGCGGCGCGGGCACCGGCCCCGCCCGGTCCAGCAACCCCGTGCGGGCCGCCAGGGCCGCCGCCTCCAGTCGTGACCCCACGCCCAGCTTCATCAGCACCCGCTGGACATGGGTCCGGGCCGTCGAGGGAGCGATCCCCATCCCGGCAGCGATGAGGCGCGTGTCCTCGCCGTCCGCCACTCGTACCAGGACCTCGACCTCCCTCGGGGTGAGCATCTGGAGCAGGCGTTGACCCTCGTCGTCCGGCTGGGCGGCAGGGTTGAGGAGTTCACTGAAGGCGCCCTGGAGCAGTTGCGGGGCGACCGCCGCCTCCCCCGCCCTCGCCTTCATGATCGCGCGCTCGACGCCCTCTATGCGTTCGTCATGGCGTACGTAGCCCGAGGCGCCGGCGGCGAACGCGGCCGCGATGCCGCGTGGGTTCGGTACCGGGCCGAGGACCAGGACAGCCACCTGCGGGCGCTCCCTTTTGATCTTCACCACCGGGTCGAAGATCCCCGGCTCGGCCGGTGTCGCCGTGCCGATCAGGCACACCTCGGGTGCCCGTGTGATCACCAGCTCCGCCGCTCCCGCGGCGGGCGCGGCCGCGGCGAGCACCCGGTGCCCGCGCAGCTTCAAGGCCGAGGCCAACGCCTCGGCGAGCAGTCGGTGGTCGTCGACCACCATGAGCCGCACTCCCATCAGGCAACCCCCCAGTCCCCCAAGCATCCCCACTGGTTCCCCGTGGATTAGGAGCCCCCCGGCTCTCCATCCCCCGGAAGCTACACGCTTGTTCGACGTTGCGCTTCCCCTACCGGAGAGAAGTGCCCCGGAATATCGAAATCCCTCCCATTCGGGAGTGATGAGGGGTACGCGAACGACCCCGCCCCTGAGCAGGGATCCTGCACCAGGGGCGGGGCCGTTCACAACAGCGCGTGACAACTACCGCACGACTACTGCGTGCCGAAGGCGATCGCCAGGTACTCCTTGTCGTCCGAGGCCGACAGCTTGTGGGCGTAGACCTGGGACATGTACAGGTGACCGTCGCTGTAGAGGACCTCGGCGTACTCCGGGAGCATGCTGGTCTCCGCGTCGCGAACCGCCTCGGTCGCCGGGTTCTCCAGGAGCTTGGTCTCCTTGAACGAGGTGCCGTCGATGGTGACGATCTGCCCGCCCTTGTCGTACGGGGGACGCTTGTACGCCAGGATGTTGCCGCCATCCATACGCAGCGGGGTGATGGTGTAGCCGTCACCCGCGTCCGCGCGCTGGCCGGTCTGCTTTCCGCTGGCCAGGTCGAAGGCGACGATCTCGTTGGTCCGGCTGTACTCGCCGGTGCCGTCGTGCTCCTCGGTCGGGATGTAGAGCTTGTCGTTGCCGACGGCGAGCGAGGAGCAGTACTCGATCCTGGTGATCCCGTCGCACCGGGCGGCGTACGTCTTGCCGGGCGCCGAGATCTTCGTGCGCAGCTTGCCGGTCTTGTTGTCGATGGAGAAGAAGTCCGAGATGCCGCTGCCGTCACCGGCGGAGTCGCCGACGTCGGCGGCGACGACCAGCGGGTTGGTCGACACGACGCTCGCGTACTCGATGCCGGGCGACATCTTGTACTCGGAGAGCACCTTCCCGGACTTCGGGTCGATGGTCTGGATGTGCAGCTGACGGGTGCTGCCGTACTCACCGCACTTGCGGACCGCGACCAGCTTGTCGCCGCCGCCGTATCCGGAGTCGTAGCAGCTGTCGGTCGGCTTCGGGGCCCACAGCTGCTTGCCGCTGGAGATGTCGAACGCGGCGCCGCCGCTGGTGCTGCCCGCGGCGACCGTGTTCGCGCTCACGGTGACGTTGTCGAGGCTGACCAGCTGGTCACCGGACTTGACCGTCTTGGTCCACAGCTTCTTGCCGATGTCGAGGTCGAGGGCCGCGAGCTGGCTGCAGCCGTGCGAGGGCTCCGCCTTGGTCGGCATGGCGGGCTCGTAGATGATCGCCGTGCGGTTGGCGTCGGTGCTGTGGCGGCTGGCCTGGCACACCGGGCCGGGGAGCTTGATCGTCCAGAGCTTGGCGCCCGAGTCGGGGTCGTAGCCGTTGATCTCGGCGTTGCCGCTCTTGGCGTACACCTTGTCGGTGAGCCAGGAGCCGACGGTGGTCACGCTGCTGTCGTCCTTCACGGCGGGCGCGGGGACCTGGAACAGCACCTTGGAGGTGGTGTTGGACGGCACCTTCTCCTTGCCGTTGGAGCCGCCGGTCTTGCCGCCGTCCTTGCCGTCCTTGCCGCCGGTGCCACCGCTCGTACCGGACGAGTTGTTCTTGTCGTCGTCCTTGCCGGAGGACTTGGCGTACCAGACACCGCCGCCGATGATCAGCGCGACGGCCACCACGGCCGCCACGATGATGACCAGCTGACTGTTGAACTTCCGCCCGCCGCCGCCTCCTTGGGGAGCCTGCGGCTGCATCGGCATCTGCGGCTGGGGGTAGCCGTACGGCGTCTGCTGGGCGCCGTACTGCGGCTGCTGACCCGGGTAGCCGTAGCCGGGCTGGGCCGGGGGCGGCGGCGTCTGGGGGTAGCCGTACGGCTGCTGTGGCGGGGCGGGCGGGGGCGACTGCGGAGCCGGGGGCGTCTGCGGGTAGCCGTAGCCGGGGCCCTGCGCGGGCGGCGGGGGCGTCGGGGCACCGAAACCGCCCGGGGGCGGGTCCTGCGGGGCGCCGAACCCGCCGGGCGGCGGGTCCTGGGGCGCGCCGAAGCCGCCCTGCGGGGGCTGGTTCGGCGGTGGCGGGGGCGGCTGGCTCATGACGTGTGTACCTCGGAATGCGAAGGGATGGCGGGTCTGGACGAGGGGAGGCTGTGGGTCACTTGCCGTAGGCCAGCATCAACTTCTCCTTGGTCTCGTCATTGCCCGTCAGCCGGGTGGTGGAGATGTAGAAGCGCCCGTCCACGTAGTCGACCGCCTTCGAGAAGAAGCTGTTCTCGATGTCCGCGGTGCCCTGCGGCATCTGCAGCAGCTTCGTGGTCTTGTGGCTGCTGCCGGTCGTCGGGATCGACACGATCTGGCCACCGCCGTCGTACGACGGCTCGACGTACGCGACCAGACGCGTGCCGTCCATCCTCATCGGCAGCATCGACTCGTCCGCCGGGGACTTGACCCGCCACTTCTCCTTGCCGGTCTCCAGGCTGAACGCGACGATCTCGTTGGCGCCGCTCTTCGCCTCGGTGGGCAGATAGAGGGTGTTGGCGTCGGCGGCGGTGCCGAAGCAGCCGGACAGGTCACGGTTGAGGATGGCGTAGCCGCACTCGGGTGCGAAGGAGTCCTTGCTCTCCAACTGCGAGCGCAGATCGCCGTTGTTCTTCAGCGTGGTGACGTTGACCGTCTTCTTGTCGTCCTTGGTCATGTAGAGGACGACCGGATCGACGGAGTACGCGCGCTCGACCCGCCAGCCCTTGGGGATCTTCGTGGTCCACTTGGCCTTGCCGGTGGCCGGGTCCAGCTCCTGCACCTCGTCGTGCTCGGTGTCGGAGCCGACGCCGCAGGACGAGACGGCCAGCAGCTTGGGGCCGCCCGCGAACGCGGCCGGGTAGCAGCCCGAGCCGTACTTCCCCTTGTCCCACAGCTTCTTGCCGCTGGTGACGTCGAACGCCGTACCGGACATCGAGCGGCCGACCGTCAGCGTGTCGCCGGTGATGGACAGCTCGACGGAGAGCGTGCTGTCGAAGAGGTCGCCCTCGGGGACCTTCCCGCTCCAGCCCTTGGCACCGGTGTCGAGGTCGATCTCCTGGAGCTGGTTGCACTTGGCGCTGTCGCTGGAGCCGCTCATGTACGCCACGACGACCTTGTCGTCGGACGTCTTCTGCGGGGTGACCGCGCAGATCTTCTGCGGGAAGGTCAGCGCGTCCCAAGTGGGCTTGCCGTCCCCGACGTTGTAGGCGAAGACCTGCTTGTACGCCGCCTTCACCGCGGCCTTGTCGGTGATCCACTGGCCGGGGGCGTCGGCGCCGGAACCGGGCGCGTCCGGTGCCTGCTTGTACCAGAGCACCTTCGCCTCGCCGGCCTGGCGGCCCGCGTTGAGGTCCTCGGGGTCCTCGCCGCCGTTGCCGCTGCCGTCACCGGGGTTGACCGGATCGTCGGAGGTGGAGGCCTTGGCCGTCGGGCTCTTGTCGGCGACCGGCTTCTTGCCGTCGTCACCACCGCTGCTGCTGACGGCCCAGACGGTGCCGCCGACGACGAGCAGCGCGGCCACCGCGGCGCCGATGATCACCGCGGGCCTGCCCTTGAAGGGGTTCTTGGAGCCGCCGCCGGGGGGCGGGGTGCCGGGTGCGCCCGGGTACTGCGCCTGGGGCGGGTATCCGTAACCGGGCTGCTGCGGCTGGCCGTAGGGGCCGACCTGGCCGTACGGCCCCGGCTGCTGCGGCTGTCCGTACGGGCCCGGCTGGGCGTAGGGGCCGGGCTGCTGGGGGTATCCGTAACCGGGCTGCGGGGGGCCGGCGGGCGGAGCCTGCGGGGGCGCGGGGGCCTGGGGCGGCTGCGCGGGCGGAGGGGGCGCGCCCTGGGGCGTGTGGCCGGGGGGTGCGCCGAAGCCGCCCTGCGACCGTGGGTCCTGGGGCGCGCCGAAACCACCCCCCGGCGGCTGGTCCTGTGGTGCTCCGAAGCCGCCCTGCGGCGGCTGACTGGGCGGCTGACTCATCAGCGCTTCCCCCTCTTCACTGATGTGGCGCCCCACCGGCGGCGCTGAACTCGCGCCACCCCCGGTGGTTCTCAGACTGTTCTCAGACGGCTCTTTCTATCACTGTGGCGCCCATGAACAGGGGGCCGGTCCTTCCCCTGTTCCCAAGGGAGGACCGGCCCGTGATGTCGTCGTTACGCGCCTTCACGCGCCCTTCACGCGGGGCCCACGTCGGCGCTCGCGCGGGCCCATGTCGGCGTTCGCACAGCGCACTTCAGACGCACACGCCCTCTGGCGCGACCGCTCAGGCGTCCTCCGCCAGCTCCAGCCAGCGCAGCTCAAGGTCCTCGCGCTCCACCGCCAACTCGCGCAATTCCGCGTCGAGTTTGGCGACCCGCTCGAAGTCGGTGGCGTTGTCGGCGATTTGGGCGTGCAGCTTGGTCTCCCTCTCGGAGACCTTGTCCAGCTGCCGCTCGATCTTCTGGAGCTCCTTCTTGGCGGCGCGGGCATCGGCGGAGGAGGCGGCCTTGGTGGGCGCCGGCGTGGCGGCGAGCACGGCGGCGGCCGCGACCTCCTCGATCTTCCTGCGCCGCTCCAGGTACTCGTCGATGCCGCGCGGCAGCATCCGCAGCGTGCCGTCGCCGAGCAGCGCGAAGACGTTGTCCGTCGTCCGCTCGATGAAGAACCGGTCGTGGGAGATCACGACCATCGAGCCGGGCCAGCCGTCGAGCAGGTCCTCCAGCTGCGTGAGGGTCTCGATGTCGAGGTCGTTGGTGGGCTCGTCGAGGAAGAGGACGTTGGGCTCGTCCATGAGGAGCCGCAGGAGCTGCAGCCGACGGCGCTCACCACCGGAGAGGTCCCCGACCGGGGTCCACTGCTTCTCCTTGTTGAAGCCGAACGTCTCGCAGAGCTGCCCCGCGGTCAGTTCGCGGCCCTTGCCGAGGTCGACCCGGTCGCGTACGGCCTGGACGGCCTGCAACACCCGCCAGGTCGGGTCGAGTTCGGCGACCTCCTGCGAGAGGTAGGCGAGCTTGACGGTCTTGCCGGTGACGATCCGCCCGGCGGCGGGCTGCTTCTCCCCCTCGCTGCGGGCGGCCTCGGCCAGGGCCCGCAGGAGCGAGGTCTTGCCGGAGCCGTTCACGCCGACGAGTCCGACGCGGTCGCCGGGGCCGAGGTGCCAGGTGAGGTGCTTGAGCAGCACCTTGGGGCCCGCCTGGACGGTCACGCCCTCCAGGTCGAAGACGGTCTTGCCGAGCCGTGAGCTGGCGAACTTCATCAGCTCGCTCTTGTCGCGGGGCGGCGGCACGTCCGCGATCAGCTCGTTGGCGGCCTCGACGCGGAAGCGCGGCTTGGAGGTACGGGCGGGCGCGCCGCGCCGCAGCCAGGCCAGCTCCTTGCGCACGAGGTTCTGCCGCTTGACTTCCTCGGTGGCGGCGATGCGCTCGCGCTCGGCGCGCGCGAAGACGTAGTCGGAGTACCCGCCCTCGTACTCGTACACCGCCCCCTTCTGCACGTCCCACATGCGGGTGCAGACCTGGTCGAGGAACCACCGGTCGTGGGTGACGCAGACGAGGGCCGAGCGGCGCTCACGCAGATGCTGCGCGAGCCAGGCGATGCCTTCCACGTCCAGGTGGTTGGTGGGCTCGTCGAGGATGATCAGGTCCTGCTCCTCGATGAGCAGCTTGGCGAGGGCGATGCGGCGCCGTTCTCCACCCGAGAGGGGGCCGATGACGGTGTCCAGCCCCTGCGGGAAGCCGGGCAGGTCCAGCCCGCCGAACAGCCCGGTCAGTACGTCCCTGATCTTGGCGTTGCCCGCCCACTCGTGGTCGGCGAGGTCGCGGATGACCTCGTGGCGGACGGTGGCCGTGGGGTCGAGGGAGTCGTGCTGCGTCAGCACGCCCAGGTGCAGGCCGCCGGAGTGCGTGACACGGCCGGTGTCGGCCTCCTCCAGCTTGGCGAGCATCCGGATGAGGGTGGTCTTGCCGTCGCCGTTCCGGCCGACCACGCCGATGCGGTCGCCCTCGCTGACGCCGAGGGAGACTCCGTCGAGCAGTGCACGGGTGCCGTACACCTTGCTGACGGACTCGACATTGACCAGGTTGACGGCCATTTCTCTCCTGACAAGGGGGACGATCGACCCTCAAGGGTAGTCCGCGCGCCACGGGGGCAGATCCGTGAGGTTTTTCGCCCCCTCCGCCCCTGCCCATTCCCGTCCCCTGGGGGCTGCCGCCCCCAGACCCCCGCTAAAAGATTGCGCAGTTCCCCGCGCCCCTGAAAAGGGGCGCGAGGAACTGCGCGAACGGGGTCTGGGGCGGAGCCCCAGGTCGGGACGGGCAGGGGCGGAGGGGGCGAGAAAAACCCGCCGTCCCTACGACAGGCGCTGGCGCGGGATCAAGGCCGATGCCGGGGCCAGGGGGCGGGCCTGGCTGCCGGACTCGGCGACCGCGCGGTCGTGGACCGGCATGTCGTCGCGGAGGAGGCCCTCGGGGATGAGGACGGCCGCGGTGACCCCGCCGTTCGGCGAGGGGCGGAGCTCCACGCGCAGACCCTGGCGCTCGGCCAGGCGGTTCACCACGAACAGTCCGATCTGCTTGGCGTCGAGCAGATCGACCCGCTGGGCCTGGATCTTCCGGTTCGCCTCGGCCATGGCCTCCTCGTTCATGCCGAACCCGCTGTCCTCGACCTCGATGAGGACACCGTCCCGCAGCCGCGCGGCCCGCAGCTGCACCTTGGTGCTGGGCGGCGAGAAGGCGGCGGCGTTCTCGACCAGCTCGGCCAGCAGGTGGATCACGTCGGCGACAGAACCTCCGGCTACCGAGACGCGCGGGACCGCCCAGATCTGGACCCGCGACGCGTCCTCGATCTCCGCCACCGCCGCGCGCAGCACGTCCGCGAGGGGGATCGGGGTGCGCCAGCTCCGCCCCGGCGCGATCCCGGAGAGGATCAGCAGGCTCTCGGAGTGACGGCGCATGCGCGTGGCGAGGTAGTCGACGCGGTAGAGGTCCTGAAGTTCCGCGGCGTCCTGCCGGCGCTGCTCCATCGTCGAGAGCAGGTCCAGCTGGCGGTGCAGGAGGACCTGGCTGCGGCGCGCGAGGCTCACGTACACCCCGGAGATCCCGCTCAGCAGCTCGGCCCGCTCGGACGCCGCCTTGAGCGCGGCCCGCTGCACGGCGGTCAGAGCCGTACCCACCTGGGCCAGTTCGTCGCCGACCAGCCGCCGCATGGGCGCCTCGGCGTCGATGTCGACGCCCTGTCCGGCGTGCAGCCGCCGCATGGCCTGCGGCAGCCGCCGACCGGCCACCTCCAGCGCGGAGTTGCGCAGGTCGAGGAGTTCGACGATGAGCCCGCGGCCGACCAGCACCGACACGAGCAGCGACAGCAGCACGCCCACCAGGCCCAGCACCACCGCGACGCCGGAAGCGCCCAGCGTGGACCAGCCGAACGGGTTCGCCTTCGCGGCGGCCGCGGTCCCGGCCCCCGCCTCGGCCTTGGTCAGTCCCTTCAGCACGGCCGAGACGGAACCGTCCCATCCCGCGACGAGACCGGACGACACGGCGGAGGCCCCCGGCCCGGCGCTGCGCACCCGGTTCTCGACGGCCCGCAGCCCGGTGTAACTGTCGCTCTCCAGCACGGAGTTGTACGCCGCCCGGTGCTGGGCCCTCAGATCGGCGACCGCGGGCTTCAGCAGCGACCGCTGGGTGGCGACGGCCCCGACGAACAGCGCGTACTGGTCCGTGGTCAGCGTGCCGGTGCCGCGCCCGGCGGCCAGCAGCGCCTGCTCCTGGGAGACGGCCTCGCGGGCGCGGGAGAGTTCGAGGACGACCCGGGCCTCGGAGGTCGCGTCGGTGTTCTCGTCGCCGGTGAGCGCACCGGTGACCAAGAAGCCGTTCTCGATGATCGAGGAGTACTTCGTGTACGCGGCGGAGGGCACCGCCCCCTTCACGCCGACCTCGGAGCGCAGGGCCGAAAGCCCGCCCGCGTCGGCCTGGAGACGGTCGATGCGGCCGGGAAGCCCGGCGTCCAGCAGCGCGGCGTCGGAGCTGGACGCGTTGACGCCGTCGAGGAGGGCGGAGGCGGCCTTGTCGGTGGTCTTCCGCGTGGTCTTCAGGGCGGCGAGTCCCCTGGCGTCCGGCGCGGCGACGTACCGCAGGGTGGCGGACCGCTCGCCCTGCAGGGCGGTGATGAAGTCGCCGACGGGGGTGAGGAGATCGGAGTTGACGTCCTTGGCCCGCTCCAGGTCGCCGATGCTGGAGGCCGTGGTGACGGCGGCGAAGCCCCACAGCGCCATGAGGGACACGATGGGCAGCATGAGCAGGGCGACGATCTTCGCGCGAACCGAT harbors:
- a CDS encoding PQQ-binding-like beta-propeller repeat protein, translating into MSQPPPPPPNQPPQGGFGAPQDPPPGGFGAPQDPPPGGFGAPTPPPPAQGPGYGYPQTPPAPQSPPPAPPQQPYGYPQTPPPPAQPGYGYPGQQPQYGAQQTPYGYPQPQMPMQPQAPQGGGGGRKFNSQLVIIVAAVVAVALIIGGGVWYAKSSGKDDDKNNSSGTSGGTGGKDGKDGGKTGGSNGKEKVPSNTTSKVLFQVPAPAVKDDSSVTTVGSWLTDKVYAKSGNAEINGYDPDSGAKLWTIKLPGPVCQASRHSTDANRTAIIYEPAMPTKAEPSHGCSQLAALDLDIGKKLWTKTVKSGDQLVSLDNVTVSANTVAAGSTSGGAAFDISSGKQLWAPKPTDSCYDSGYGGGDKLVAVRKCGEYGSTRQLHIQTIDPKSGKVLSEYKMSPGIEYASVVSTNPLVVAADVGDSAGDGSGISDFFSIDNKTGKLRTKISAPGKTYAARCDGITRIEYCSSLAVGNDKLYIPTEEHDGTGEYSRTNEIVAFDLASGKQTGQRADAGDGYTITPLRMDGGNILAYKRPPYDKGGQIVTIDGTSFKETKLLENPATEAVRDAETSMLPEYAEVLYSDGHLYMSQVYAHKLSASDDKEYLAIAFGTQ
- a CDS encoding LuxR C-terminal-related transcriptional regulator translates to MGVRLMVVDDHRLLAEALASALKLRGHRVLAAAAPAAGAAELVITRAPEVCLIGTATPAEPGIFDPVVKIKRERPQVAVLVLGPVPNPRGIAAAFAAGASGYVRHDERIEGVERAIMKARAGEAAVAPQLLQGAFSELLNPAAQPDDEGQRLLQMLTPREVEVLVRVADGEDTRLIAAGMGIAPSTARTHVQRVLMKLGVGSRLEAAALAARTGLLDRAGPVPAPPGSTEDAPGL
- a CDS encoding ABC-F family ATP-binding cassette domain-containing protein — protein: MAVNLVNVESVSKVYGTRALLDGVSLGVSEGDRIGVVGRNGDGKTTLIRMLAKLEEADTGRVTHSGGLHLGVLTQHDSLDPTATVRHEVIRDLADHEWAGNAKIRDVLTGLFGGLDLPGFPQGLDTVIGPLSGGERRRIALAKLLIEEQDLIILDEPTNHLDVEGIAWLAQHLRERRSALVCVTHDRWFLDQVCTRMWDVQKGAVYEYEGGYSDYVFARAERERIAATEEVKRQNLVRKELAWLRRGAPARTSKPRFRVEAANELIADVPPPRDKSELMKFASSRLGKTVFDLEGVTVQAGPKVLLKHLTWHLGPGDRVGLVGVNGSGKTSLLRALAEAARSEGEKQPAAGRIVTGKTVKLAYLSQEVAELDPTWRVLQAVQAVRDRVDLGKGRELTAGQLCETFGFNKEKQWTPVGDLSGGERRRLQLLRLLMDEPNVLFLDEPTNDLDIETLTQLEDLLDGWPGSMVVISHDRFFIERTTDNVFALLGDGTLRMLPRGIDEYLERRRKIEEVAAAAVLAATPAPTKAASSADARAAKKELQKIERQLDKVSERETKLHAQIADNATDFERVAKLDAELRELAVEREDLELRWLELAEDA
- a CDS encoding nitrate- and nitrite sensing domain-containing protein, whose amino-acid sequence is MRVPRTPDRLRPRSVRAKIVALLMLPIVSLMALWGFAAVTTASSIGDLERAKDVNSDLLTPVGDFITALQGERSATLRYVAAPDARGLAALKTTRKTTDKAASALLDGVNASSSDAALLDAGLPGRIDRLQADAGGLSALRSEVGVKGAVPSAAYTKYSSIIENGFLVTGALTGDENTDATSEARVVLELSRAREAVSQEQALLAAGRGTGTLTTDQYALFVGAVATQRSLLKPAVADLRAQHRAAYNSVLESDSYTGLRAVENRVRSAGPGASAVSSGLVAGWDGSVSAVLKGLTKAEAGAGTAAAAKANPFGWSTLGASGVAVVLGLVGVLLSLLVSVLVGRGLIVELLDLRNSALEVAGRRLPQAMRRLHAGQGVDIDAEAPMRRLVGDELAQVGTALTAVQRAALKAASERAELLSGISGVYVSLARRSQVLLHRQLDLLSTMEQRRQDAAELQDLYRVDYLATRMRRHSESLLILSGIAPGRSWRTPIPLADVLRAAVAEIEDASRVQIWAVPRVSVAGGSVADVIHLLAELVENAAAFSPPSTKVQLRAARLRDGVLIEVEDSGFGMNEEAMAEANRKIQAQRVDLLDAKQIGLFVVNRLAERQGLRVELRPSPNGGVTAAVLIPEGLLRDDMPVHDRAVAESGSQARPLAPASALIPRQRLS
- a CDS encoding PQQ-binding-like beta-propeller repeat protein produces the protein MSQPPSQPPQGGFGAPQDQPPGGGFGAPQDPRSQGGFGAPPGHTPQGAPPPPAQPPQAPAPPQAPPAGPPQPGYGYPQQPGPYAQPGPYGQPQQPGPYGQVGPYGQPQQPGYGYPPQAQYPGAPGTPPPGGGSKNPFKGRPAVIIGAAVAALLVVGGTVWAVSSSGGDDGKKPVADKSPTAKASTSDDPVNPGDGSGNGGEDPEDLNAGRQAGEAKVLWYKQAPDAPGSGADAPGQWITDKAAVKAAYKQVFAYNVGDGKPTWDALTFPQKICAVTPQKTSDDKVVVAYMSGSSDSAKCNQLQEIDLDTGAKGWSGKVPEGDLFDSTLSVELSITGDTLTVGRSMSGTAFDVTSGKKLWDKGKYGSGCYPAAFAGGPKLLAVSSCGVGSDTEHDEVQELDPATGKAKWTTKIPKGWRVERAYSVDPVVLYMTKDDKKTVNVTTLKNNGDLRSQLESKDSFAPECGYAILNRDLSGCFGTAADANTLYLPTEAKSGANEIVAFSLETGKEKWRVKSPADESMLPMRMDGTRLVAYVEPSYDGGGQIVSIPTTGSSHKTTKLLQMPQGTADIENSFFSKAVDYVDGRFYISTTRLTGNDETKEKLMLAYGK